In Antechinus flavipes isolate AdamAnt ecotype Samford, QLD, Australia chromosome 3, AdamAnt_v2, whole genome shotgun sequence, a genomic segment contains:
- the GYG2 gene encoding glycogenin-2 isoform X1 — translation MDADTLVLCNIDELFDREELSAAPDSGWPDCFNSGVFVFQPSLETHNLLMQHAVECGSFDGADQGLLNSFFSNWATSDIHKHLPFLYNLSSSTIYTYRPAFTKFGSDVKVVHFLGPSKPWHYKYNRQTGSVISESLTSDSQHHVSFLDLWWKIYDESIVPFFDKVQHVAEHESQEQTISCRATKFWKSSNSSQEHKQYLPVQEFSEQTLEITLPILIPEVTEKDQPVHKEEPNSPECFLEQNNEPSAQFTSDPVSLHNLEVELAFSVTELSIQQKVKEPSAEEERRKWEEGRVDYMGKDAFARIQEKLDRFLQ, via the exons ATGGATGCTGATACATTG GTGCTGTGTAATATTGATGAGCTTTTTGACCGTGAAGAGCTCTCTGCAGCCCCGGACTCTGGATGGCCAGATTGTTTCAACAGTGGAGTATTTGTTTTCCAACCGTCTCTAGAAACCCATAACCTCCTGATGCAGCATGCAGTGGAATGTGGAAGTTTTGATG ggGCTGACCAAGGATTACTGAATAGTTTCTTCAGTAACTGGGCAACTTCAGATATTCACAAACATTTGCCATTTCTCTATAACTTGAGCAGTAGCACCATCTATACATATAGACCTGCTTTCACTAA ATTTGGCTCGGATGTAAAAGTGGTCCATTTTTTGGGGCCATCAAAGCCTTGGCATTACAAATATAATCGTCAGACTGGCTCAGTGATTTCGGAGAGTTTAACTTCAGATTCTCAGCATCATGTCTCCTTTCTTGATCTCTGGTGGAAAATATACGATGAGAGCATTGTGCCTTTTTTCGATAAAGTCCAGCATGTAGCAGAGCATGAATCTCAAGAACAAACA atttCTTGTAGAGCTACTAAGTTTTGGAAAAGTTCAAATTCAAGCCAAGAGCATAAACAATATTTACCTGTTCAGGAGTTTTCAGAACAGACACTGGAAATAACTCTTCCTATTCTGATACCAGAAGTGACTGAGAAAGAT CAGCCAGTCCATAAAGAGGAACCCAATTCTCCTGAATGTTTCCTGGAACAAAACAATGAACCATCTGCACAGTTTACCAGTGACCCTGTTTCTCTACACAATTTGGAG gTTGAGTTGGCCTTTTCTGTAACAGAGCTTTCCATTCAACAGAAAGTAAAGGAACCCAgtgcagaagaagaaagaaggaaatgggaagaaggCCGTGTGGACTACATGGGAAAAGATGCATTTGCACGTATTCAGGAAAAATTGGATAGATTTTTACAGTAA
- the GYG2 gene encoding glycogenin-2 isoform X2, with amino-acid sequence MDADTLVLCNIDELFDREELSAAPDSGWPDCFNSGVFVFQPSLETHNLLMQHAVECGSFDGADQGLLNSFFSNWATSDIHKHLPFLYNLSSSTIYTYRPAFTKFGSDVKVVHFLGPSKPWHYKYNRQTGSVISESLTSDSQHHVSFLDLWWKIYDESIVPFFDKVQHVAEHESQEQTISCRATKFWKSSNSSQEHKQYLPVQEFSEQTLEITLPILIPEVTEKDVELAFSVTELSIQQKVKEPSAEEERRKWEEGRVDYMGKDAFARIQEKLDRFLQ; translated from the exons ATGGATGCTGATACATTG GTGCTGTGTAATATTGATGAGCTTTTTGACCGTGAAGAGCTCTCTGCAGCCCCGGACTCTGGATGGCCAGATTGTTTCAACAGTGGAGTATTTGTTTTCCAACCGTCTCTAGAAACCCATAACCTCCTGATGCAGCATGCAGTGGAATGTGGAAGTTTTGATG ggGCTGACCAAGGATTACTGAATAGTTTCTTCAGTAACTGGGCAACTTCAGATATTCACAAACATTTGCCATTTCTCTATAACTTGAGCAGTAGCACCATCTATACATATAGACCTGCTTTCACTAA ATTTGGCTCGGATGTAAAAGTGGTCCATTTTTTGGGGCCATCAAAGCCTTGGCATTACAAATATAATCGTCAGACTGGCTCAGTGATTTCGGAGAGTTTAACTTCAGATTCTCAGCATCATGTCTCCTTTCTTGATCTCTGGTGGAAAATATACGATGAGAGCATTGTGCCTTTTTTCGATAAAGTCCAGCATGTAGCAGAGCATGAATCTCAAGAACAAACA atttCTTGTAGAGCTACTAAGTTTTGGAAAAGTTCAAATTCAAGCCAAGAGCATAAACAATATTTACCTGTTCAGGAGTTTTCAGAACAGACACTGGAAATAACTCTTCCTATTCTGATACCAGAAGTGACTGAGAAAGAT gTTGAGTTGGCCTTTTCTGTAACAGAGCTTTCCATTCAACAGAAAGTAAAGGAACCCAgtgcagaagaagaaagaaggaaatgggaagaaggCCGTGTGGACTACATGGGAAAAGATGCATTTGCACGTATTCAGGAAAAATTGGATAGATTTTTACAGTAA
- the GYG2 gene encoding glycogenin-2 isoform X3, producing the protein MDADTLVLCNIDELFDREELSAAPDSGWPDCFNSGVFVFQPSLETHNLLMQHAVECGSFDGADQGLLNSFFSNWATSDIHKHLPFLYNLSSSTIYTYRPAFTKFGSDVKVVHFLGPSKPWHYKYNRQTGSVISESLTSDSQHHVSFLDLWWKIYDESIVPFFDKVQHVAEHESQEQTISCRATKFWKSSNSSQEHKQYLPVQEFSEQTLEITLPILIPEVTEKDQPVQKDEHNSPECFLEPNNEPLVEFTSDPVPLHSLEVIFSAFVSYLV; encoded by the exons ATGGATGCTGATACATTG GTGCTGTGTAATATTGATGAGCTTTTTGACCGTGAAGAGCTCTCTGCAGCCCCGGACTCTGGATGGCCAGATTGTTTCAACAGTGGAGTATTTGTTTTCCAACCGTCTCTAGAAACCCATAACCTCCTGATGCAGCATGCAGTGGAATGTGGAAGTTTTGATG ggGCTGACCAAGGATTACTGAATAGTTTCTTCAGTAACTGGGCAACTTCAGATATTCACAAACATTTGCCATTTCTCTATAACTTGAGCAGTAGCACCATCTATACATATAGACCTGCTTTCACTAA ATTTGGCTCGGATGTAAAAGTGGTCCATTTTTTGGGGCCATCAAAGCCTTGGCATTACAAATATAATCGTCAGACTGGCTCAGTGATTTCGGAGAGTTTAACTTCAGATTCTCAGCATCATGTCTCCTTTCTTGATCTCTGGTGGAAAATATACGATGAGAGCATTGTGCCTTTTTTCGATAAAGTCCAGCATGTAGCAGAGCATGAATCTCAAGAACAAACA atttCTTGTAGAGCTACTAAGTTTTGGAAAAGTTCAAATTCAAGCCAAGAGCATAAACAATATTTACCTGTTCAGGAGTTTTCAGAACAGACACTGGAAATAACTCTTCCTATTCTGATACCAGAAGTGACTGAGAAAGAT CAGCCAGTCCAGAAAGATGAACATAATTCTCCTGAGTGTTTCCTGGAACCAAATAATGAGCCACTTGTAGAATTCACCAGTGACCCTGTTCCTCTACACAGTTTGGAGGTGATATTTTCAGCCTTTGTGTCCTATCTTGTTTAA